Proteins from a genomic interval of Flammeovirgaceae bacterium SG7u.111:
- a CDS encoding transcription elongation protein SprT codes for MEKEKLETILEKHVPEGAAPFLVEWILRYQIGVKITKERASKFGDYRPPFGNNGHRISINHNLSPYQFLITFVHETAHLVTWEQHKNKVQPHGKEWKNNFKMLMQPFLNETFFPSQILPSLRKYMKDPGASSAGDARLYKALDELKNEDNGSVYLEKLPFNAVFFLEDGRKFQKHEKLRKNYMCMEIRTKRLFKISPIARVFPEKKR; via the coding sequence ATGGAGAAAGAAAAACTGGAAACCATTTTGGAGAAACATGTACCCGAGGGGGCTGCACCTTTTTTGGTAGAATGGATACTTCGCTACCAAATAGGGGTGAAGATCACCAAAGAAAGGGCAAGCAAGTTTGGGGACTACCGCCCACCGTTTGGGAACAATGGGCATAGGATCAGCATCAACCACAACCTTTCCCCCTACCAGTTCCTCATTACGTTTGTACATGAAACTGCTCACCTTGTCACGTGGGAGCAGCATAAAAACAAGGTCCAGCCTCATGGAAAAGAATGGAAAAATAATTTCAAAATGCTCATGCAGCCTTTCCTCAACGAAACATTTTTCCCCAGTCAAATCCTCCCTTCTCTGAGGAAATATATGAAAGACCCCGGCGCATCTAGTGCAGGAGATGCTCGGCTCTACAAAGCCCTCGATGAACTAAAAAATGAAGACAATGGAAGCGTTTACCTCGAAAAACTACCCTTCAATGCCGTGTTCTTCCTAGAAGATGGACGGAAATTCCAAAAGCACGAAAAGCTCCGTAAAAACTACATGTGTATGGAAATTCGAACCAAAAGACTTTTCAAAATCAGCCCCATCGCAAGGGTTTTTCCTGAGAAGAAGAGGTGA
- a CDS encoding AarF/ABC1/UbiB kinase family protein codes for MAKKTKTQDSIPASKVQRAARFMKTGVKVGGNYVKHYAKKVVDPSLSKDELHEDNAKDIYDSFSELKGSALKIAQMMSMDRNLLPSQYSQKFQMAQYSAPPLSFPLVVRTFKKYFGKSPSDMFDSFTHDAVNAASIGQVHQAELDGKKFAVKIQYPGVAESISSDLKIVKPFAVNLLNLNEKDVDHYMSEVETMMLSETDYDLELKRSQAISEATMHIPNLYFPSYYPDLSCKHVLTMDWLEGMHLGEFLQTNPSQEVRNKIGQALWDFYDFQIHSMLEVHADPHPGNFLIRDDGTLGIIDFGCVKVIPKEYYEKYFILLDKNLMEEDERLMKNLKSLTFIYESDTAEEQRELFGIFKTMISLLGRPFYSPTFDFGNDDYFQEIYDFGEQTSNVKVLKNSKKPRGAKDGLYINRTYFGLYSILNELKANISTRSTWKLENFTELV; via the coding sequence ATGGCGAAAAAAACTAAAACTCAAGACAGCATCCCTGCAAGCAAAGTTCAAAGAGCCGCAAGGTTTATGAAAACCGGCGTAAAAGTAGGTGGGAATTATGTAAAGCATTATGCCAAGAAAGTGGTTGACCCTTCTTTATCGAAAGATGAGCTGCACGAGGACAATGCGAAGGATATCTACGATTCTTTTAGCGAATTGAAAGGCAGTGCCCTGAAAATAGCCCAGATGATGAGCATGGACAGGAACCTGCTCCCATCGCAATATTCTCAAAAGTTCCAGATGGCTCAGTACTCTGCCCCTCCCCTATCTTTTCCGCTTGTGGTGAGGACGTTCAAAAAGTATTTTGGCAAAAGTCCTTCCGATATGTTTGACAGCTTTACCCACGATGCGGTAAATGCCGCTTCCATTGGGCAGGTGCACCAAGCGGAATTGGATGGAAAAAAGTTTGCGGTAAAGATCCAATATCCGGGCGTGGCAGAAAGCATAAGCTCTGACCTAAAAATAGTAAAGCCTTTTGCGGTAAACCTGCTCAACCTCAATGAGAAAGATGTAGACCATTACATGAGCGAAGTGGAAACCATGATGCTTTCGGAAACGGATTACGACTTAGAGCTAAAACGTTCTCAGGCTATTTCGGAAGCTACCATGCACATCCCAAATCTCTATTTCCCAAGCTATTATCCAGATCTATCTTGCAAGCATGTCCTCACAATGGACTGGCTGGAAGGAATGCACCTAGGAGAGTTTTTGCAGACCAATCCTAGCCAAGAAGTGAGAAATAAGATTGGGCAAGCTCTTTGGGATTTTTACGATTTCCAAATCCATAGCATGTTAGAAGTGCATGCCGACCCGCATCCTGGCAATTTCCTGATAAGGGATGATGGAACATTGGGCATTATAGATTTTGGCTGTGTGAAAGTAATTCCCAAAGAGTATTACGAGAAATACTTCATCTTGCTAGACAAGAACCTTATGGAGGAAGATGAGCGGTTGATGAAAAACCTCAAGTCGCTCACATTTATTTATGAAAGCGATACAGCTGAGGAACAAAGGGAACTGTTCGGTATTTTCAAAACGATGATCAGTTTGTTGGGCAGACCGTTTTATTCCCCCACTTTCGATTTTGGGAATGATGATTATTTCCAAGAAATCTATGACTTTGGCGAGCAGACCTCTAATGTAAAAGTGCTCAAGAATTCGAAGAAGCCAAGGGGAGCAAAAGACGGTTTGTACATCAATAGAACCTACTTCGGCTTGTACTCTATCCTTAACGAGCTGAAGGCAAACATAAGCACTCGCTCTACTTGGAAGTTGGAAAACTTCACCGAGCTGGTATAA
- a CDS encoding NAD(P)H-dependent oxidoreductase, whose protein sequence is MKKILAINGSASENSSNLSILKCFSQLLGDSFEVKIIDDLSDLPPFRTALTARNTPEKVVQFREAIAAADGVIICTPEYVFSIPSGLKNVLEWCVSTTVFSKKPLGLITAAANGAKAYQELQLIMRTIEGLFTEETMLLVQGAKGKINAEGEIVNDDLKIKLGQLANAFVELVEQNRGK, encoded by the coding sequence ATGAAAAAAATATTAGCCATTAACGGAAGTGCAAGCGAAAACTCATCGAACCTTTCAATTTTGAAATGTTTTTCCCAGCTATTGGGAGATAGTTTTGAAGTAAAGATCATAGATGATTTAAGTGATCTTCCTCCTTTTAGAACTGCCCTTACGGCAAGGAACACTCCTGAAAAAGTGGTGCAGTTTCGGGAAGCCATAGCCGCAGCCGATGGAGTGATAATATGTACGCCTGAATATGTGTTCAGTATCCCGAGTGGGCTTAAAAATGTCTTGGAATGGTGCGTGTCTACTACTGTTTTTTCAAAGAAACCACTTGGGCTGATTACCGCAGCGGCAAACGGGGCAAAAGCCTATCAAGAGCTGCAACTAATCATGAGAACAATAGAAGGTCTTTTTACTGAGGAAACTATGCTGCTTGTGCAAGGGGCAAAAGGGAAAATAAATGCCGAGGGGGAAATAGTAAACGATGACCTGAAAATCAAGCTTGGTCAGCTGGCAAACGCATTTGTGGAGTTGGTGGAGCAGAATAGAGGGAAATAA